A part of Phalacrocorax carbo unplaced genomic scaffold, bPhaCar2.1 SCAFFOLD_130, whole genome shotgun sequence genomic DNA contains:
- the LOC135311250 gene encoding small integral membrane protein 15-like → MFHIKAWAEYIVEWAAKDLYGFLTSVIFALTPLFVISAALSWKLANMIEAGEREQKKKQKCQENIAEAKQTKKD, encoded by the coding sequence atgtttCATATTAAAGCTTGGGCTGAATACATCGTGGAGTGGGCTGCAAAGGACCTTTACGGCTTTCTTACTTCAGTGATCTTTGCCCTTACACCATTGTTCGTAATTAGTGCAGCACTTTCATGGAAGCTTGCAAATATGATTGAAGCCGGGGAGCGagagcaaaagaagaaacagaaatgccaAGAGAATATTGCAGaagccaaacaaacaaagaaggatTAA